Within Pseudomonas cichorii, the genomic segment TCTTCATTTCCATTCTGACCAACAAGTTGCCGGAGCATCAGCGTGCCAAGGCCCGTCGTCTGGGTATCAGTGCGGCCTTGATCATGCGTCTGGGCCTGCTCAGCACCGTGGCTTTCATCGTCCAGTTGACCGAACCTGTGCTCGACGTGTTCGGCCAGGCGTTCTCCTGGAAAGACATGATCCTGATCGCGGGTGGCTTGTTCCTGGTCTGGAAGGCGACCACGGAAATCCATCACAGCATGGACAGCAAGGCTGAGCAGGAAAAGACCATCGGGTCCGCTGTGACGCTGAGCATGGGCGCGGCAATCTTCCAGATCCTGCTGCTGGACCTGGTGTTCTCCATCGACAGTATCATCACTGCGGTGGGCATGACTGAGCACTTGCCGATCATGATTATCGCGGTAGTGTCTGCTGTGATCGTGATGATGGTGGCTGCCAACCCGCTGGCCAAGTTCATCAATGACAACCCGACGGTGGTGATGCTGGCGCTGGGCTTCCTGATCATGATCGGTAT encodes:
- a CDS encoding TerC family protein; this encodes MEYLLELATSPAAWIALATLVVMEVVLGIDNLIFISILTNKLPEHQRAKARRLGISAALIMRLGLLSTVAFIVQLTEPVLDVFGQAFSWKDMILIAGGLFLVWKATTEIHHSMDSKAEQEKTIGSAVTLSMGAAIFQILLLDLVFSIDSIITAVGMTEHLPIMIIAVVSAVIVMMVAANPLAKFINDNPTVVMLALGFLIMIGMTLIAEGFGAHVPKGYIYAAMTFSAAVEILNILARKAKRKKTAAEAAKA